From Sediminibacterium sp. TEGAF015, a single genomic window includes:
- the ruvA gene encoding Holliday junction branch migration protein RuvA, whose product MIAFVRGHFAVKTPARVVVDVNGVGYDLQISLNTFSAISNQESGQLFTYLHITENAHTLFGFADLAEKDLFLQLISVSGVGASTARMMLSGMKPEEITRAIVQGNTKQLEGIKGIGKKSAERLIVELRDKLAKQHNENILPGFVTPQMDSDAINALISLGIGRVMAEQAVKKTMQTTPESSSLEEIIKQALKNL is encoded by the coding sequence ATGATAGCATTTGTAAGAGGTCATTTTGCAGTTAAAACCCCAGCCCGCGTAGTAGTAGACGTGAATGGGGTAGGTTATGATCTTCAGATCAGCCTGAATACTTTCTCTGCTATCAGCAATCAGGAGAGCGGCCAGCTCTTTACCTATCTGCATATTACCGAAAATGCCCATACACTTTTTGGTTTTGCCGACCTGGCCGAAAAAGACTTGTTTTTGCAACTGATTAGTGTTTCAGGCGTTGGTGCTTCTACTGCAAGAATGATGCTATCGGGTATGAAGCCCGAAGAAATTACCCGTGCCATTGTGCAGGGCAATACCAAACAGCTGGAAGGCATCAAAGGAATTGGTAAAAAATCGGCAGAAAGACTGATTGTAGAGCTGCGCGATAAACTGGCTAAACAGCATAATGAAAATATTTTACCCGGATTTGTTACCCCTCAAATGGATTCGGATGCAATAAATGCCTTAATTTCATTAGGCATTGGAAGAGTGATGGCAGAACAAGCCGTTAAAAAGACCATGCAAACCACCCCCGAAAGCAGTTCATTAGAAGAAATTATTAAACAAGCACTCAAAAACCTCTAG